The following is a genomic window from Aphelocoma coerulescens isolate FSJ_1873_10779 chromosome 5, UR_Acoe_1.0, whole genome shotgun sequence.
TGTACTAGGTCACTTGTAAGTTCATATGTCTCATAAAGCCTCCAGTTCAATTTagaaaaaggttttatttcAACATTATAATTTTATTAAACCGGTTGGACTTTAGTTAGATCCTTACCTTCATTGGCATCTTTTGGATTAGGTGATGCAGTAGAAGGATTGCTGGAATTATGGTTCAGCTTTTTTGTCTGCTGAATGGGGTTGAAATATGGGGTAGGACTGTCCTGCTCCACCATGGGTGATGTCAGAGTGACACTGATGGGGAACAACAGGGTGGGTTTGGTTGAAGAGTTATCACTGGGAAGCACTGAAGCCCCAAGAGTAGTGTAGATGACTGTGGAATGACTTGGTGTCACTGTGCAACTAGGTGTAGGTGCAGCACTTTTTATCACTTCGGAAAAGTCACCTGTTGTTCTAAATGTTGCTAAAGACATTGGGCTTCTGTGGAAGCTTGTGACTGAGTTTATTCCATTTTTGGGACACATTTGAAGAGAAGGTGGTGCCATCAGAGGACCTCAGGGGTATGCCTTTTGCCCCATTGattgtttctgttcttttcatTATATTCTCTTTGGtattggcagctgctgctgcagcatgaCTGATGGTAGAAGGACTTACAGTGGTAGCCATATGCAGAACAAATCTCTGTGAAGTTAGTTGCC
Proteins encoded in this region:
- the MUC15 gene encoding LOW QUALITY PROTEIN: mucin-15 (The sequence of the model RefSeq protein was modified relative to this genomic sequence to represent the inferred CDS: inserted 4 bases in 2 codons); the encoded protein is MQSSCGMTLIFLLVRLQWNKSNTETGEVKETSKGNSSITENPHSAGQLTSQRFVLHMATTVSPSTISHAAAAAANTKENIMKRTETINGAKGIPLRSSDGTTFSSNVXPKNGINSVTSFHRSPMSLATFRTTGDFSEVIKSAAPTPSCTVTPSHSTVIYTTLGASVLPSDNSSTKPTLLFPISVTLTSPMVEQDSPTPYFNPIQQTKKLNHNSSNPSTASPNPKDANEDKNNKEGVIVGIIIGAILGSVLIGLVGYFICXLRFEPFSHRWLYDDTRSDPDVHFRSALDDKTSTADKTEEDNAGCPSDGTPMADITPSHSSL